In a single window of the Actinomycetota bacterium genome:
- the folE gene encoding GTP cyclohydrolase I FolE has translation MDRDKIIDGVRLILEGIGEDPAREGLVETPRRVADMFEEIFAGLGEDASEHLRVTFSEDHQEMVLVRDIPLYSMCEHHFVPFIGKAHVAYVPGKSGRICGLSKLARVVDVFAKRPQVQERMTSQIADTIVANLEPAGVIVVIEAEHLCMSMRGVKKPGAITTTSAVRGIFERNPSTRAEAMSLIKGR, from the coding sequence ATGGACCGCGACAAGATCATCGATGGCGTACGGCTGATTCTCGAAGGCATCGGCGAGGACCCGGCACGTGAAGGGCTCGTCGAGACGCCGCGCCGCGTCGCCGACATGTTCGAGGAGATCTTCGCCGGCCTTGGCGAAGACGCGTCCGAGCACCTCCGCGTCACCTTCTCCGAGGACCATCAGGAGATGGTCCTTGTCAGGGACATTCCGCTGTACTCGATGTGCGAGCACCACTTCGTGCCGTTCATCGGCAAGGCACATGTTGCCTATGTCCCCGGCAAGAGCGGGCGCATCTGCGGGCTCTCCAAGCTCGCTCGCGTGGTCGACGTGTTCGCGAAGCGCCCGCAAGTGCAGGAGCGCATGACCTCGCAGATCGCCGACACCATCGTCGCGAACCTCGAGCCCGCTGGTGTCATCGTGGTCATTGAGGCGGAGCATCTGTGTATGTCGATGCGGGGCGTGAAGAAGCCAGGCGCGATTACAACCACCTCTGCGGTGCGAGGCATCTTCGAGCGCAATCCGTCCACCCGCGCGGAAGCCATGTCGCTCATCAAGGGCCGGTAG
- the folP gene encoding dihydropteroate synthase — MSRIWICGDFELSLETPLVMGVLNVTPDSFSDGGEFDDPLVARTHALRMIAEGAHIIDVGGESTRPGSKEVSPAEEISRVRPIMTSLADEIAVPLSIDTRHAEVARAAVEAGASIVNDVAGFRDPEMVAVALGASAGLVVMHMLGEPKTMQEEPRYDDVVDEVRGYLDRQAQALVRAGVAPERICVDPGIGFGKTLEDNLALLRSLPEIADLGFPVLVGTSRKRFIGEITGVTDPRGRLGGSIAAAAWAAAHGADIVRAHDVADTVCAVQVAVAIKGE, encoded by the coding sequence GTGTCGCGCATCTGGATCTGCGGTGACTTCGAACTCTCGCTCGAGACGCCTCTCGTCATGGGCGTCCTGAACGTCACGCCCGACTCCTTCTCCGACGGAGGCGAATTCGACGACCCGCTCGTGGCGCGCACTCACGCGCTGCGCATGATCGCCGAGGGCGCTCACATCATCGACGTCGGCGGGGAGTCGACCCGCCCCGGCTCGAAGGAGGTCTCACCTGCCGAGGAGATCTCACGGGTTCGACCCATCATGACGTCGCTTGCGGACGAGATAGCCGTCCCGCTCTCCATCGACACGCGTCACGCCGAAGTAGCCCGCGCCGCCGTCGAGGCGGGAGCCTCCATCGTCAATGACGTGGCGGGATTCCGAGACCCCGAGATGGTCGCGGTCGCCCTCGGCGCATCCGCTGGCCTGGTCGTCATGCACATGCTCGGCGAGCCGAAGACGATGCAAGAAGAGCCGCGCTACGACGATGTCGTCGACGAGGTGCGCGGCTATCTGGATCGGCAAGCGCAAGCCCTCGTGAGGGCGGGAGTTGCGCCGGAGCGAATCTGCGTGGATCCCGGCATCGGCTTCGGCAAGACGCTCGAAGACAACCTTGCACTCCTTCGTAGTCTGCCCGAGATAGCGGACCTGGGATTCCCGGTGCTTGTCGGCACGTCGCGCAAGCGCTTCATCGGCGAGATCACGGGTGTGACCGATCCGCGCGGGCGGCTCGGAGGCAGCATCGCAGCCGCGGCCTGGGCTGCGGCACATGGTGCGGACATCGTCAGGGCGCACGACGTGGCCGACACCGTGTGTGCTGTCCAGGTTGCGGTCGCTATCAAAGGGGAGTGA
- the folK gene encoding 2-amino-4-hydroxy-6-hydroxymethyldihydropteridine diphosphokinase produces MYVFIGLGSNMGDRLGMLTEALSRIDQTEHTALLGVSRVYESEPWGAADQPLFANAAALLDTELSLDVLLEALKDIESEMGRDHDGPRNGPRVIDLDILLAGDEEWETENLTVPHPRMAERDFVITPLLELAPYAEWPDGTPVTREKARVGRVKGVLGRVPAFEDRLGDPGLAEEDSSRRSDGSPRRSPLPGEEWLPVFQYGREPGMFMYVALPGPALGAHRPSVDASFAQMVLDQMGVPHEWDPFPPDQTSDPYGFSRRFRLMVPASMAAEAQRTIAEATSAPIDWTDPGLRR; encoded by the coding sequence GTGTACGTCTTCATCGGTCTCGGGTCGAACATGGGTGACCGCCTTGGCATGCTCACCGAGGCGCTGAGCCGCATCGACCAGACAGAGCACACGGCTCTCCTTGGCGTGTCACGCGTGTACGAGTCGGAGCCGTGGGGGGCGGCCGACCAGCCGCTCTTTGCGAACGCGGCCGCGCTCCTGGACACCGAGCTGTCGCTCGACGTGCTGCTCGAAGCGCTCAAGGACATCGAGAGCGAGATGGGGCGCGACCACGACGGGCCGCGCAACGGGCCGCGGGTGATCGACCTCGACATCCTGCTTGCGGGCGACGAGGAGTGGGAGACCGAGAACCTGACTGTCCCGCATCCCCGCATGGCCGAGCGTGACTTCGTGATCACGCCGCTGCTCGAGCTGGCGCCGTATGCCGAATGGCCCGACGGCACGCCGGTGACGCGCGAGAAGGCTCGCGTCGGGCGCGTGAAGGGTGTCCTCGGGCGCGTGCCCGCCTTCGAGGACCGCCTGGGCGATCCCGGTCTGGCCGAGGAGGACTCGTCGCGGCGGTCAGACGGTTCGCCTCGGCGCTCACCCCTGCCCGGCGAGGAGTGGCTGCCGGTCTTTCAGTATGGGCGCGAGCCGGGGATGTTCATGTACGTGGCGCTTCCCGGTCCCGCACTCGGGGCGCACAGGCCGAGCGTCGATGCCTCCTTCGCGCAGATGGTCCTCGATCAGATGGGCGTGCCGCACGAATGGGACCCGTTCCCGCCCGACCAGACGAGCGATCCGTACGGCTTCTCACGGCGGTTCCGCCTGATGGTTCCCGCGTCGATGGCCGCCGAGGCCCAGCGGACGATCGCCGAGGCCACCTCGGCACCGATCGACTGGACCGACCCGGGGCTGCGGCGGTAG
- the panB gene encoding 3-methyl-2-oxobutanoate hydroxymethyltransferase, whose translation MSATVPLDPSRSVTTTSLRAMKAAGRPIVMVTAYDAPSARLVDAAGVDAILVGDSLGMVVLGHESTLPVTMDDMLHHTAAVARGAKRALVIADMPFMSFQVTPEDAIRNAGRFMAEAGAHAVKIEGGARVAAVVRRMADAGIPVMGHVGLTPQSVHQLGGYKVQAKETAAALTLLEDCRALEEAGAFAIVLECIPAELAALVSAELAIPTIGIGAGCGCDGQVQVFHDLLGLGDFTPKHARRYAEIGDAIREAVAAYADDVRGHVFPAEENSTHLDAAVAREVEQLSGRGLRAVSSAEGME comes from the coding sequence ATGAGCGCCACCGTACCTCTTGACCCCTCGCGTTCAGTCACCACGACGTCACTGCGCGCCATGAAGGCGGCCGGCCGGCCGATCGTCATGGTCACCGCCTACGACGCGCCCTCTGCTCGTCTCGTCGACGCTGCCGGCGTGGACGCCATCCTTGTGGGCGATTCCCTCGGGATGGTCGTCCTTGGTCACGAGTCCACGCTGCCGGTCACGATGGACGACATGCTGCACCACACCGCCGCGGTCGCCCGCGGTGCGAAGCGCGCACTCGTGATCGCCGACATGCCGTTCATGTCGTTCCAGGTCACGCCCGAAGACGCGATACGCAACGCCGGACGATTCATGGCCGAGGCGGGCGCGCACGCCGTCAAGATCGAGGGCGGCGCCCGGGTCGCAGCGGTCGTTCGCCGGATGGCCGACGCCGGCATTCCTGTGATGGGACACGTCGGGCTCACGCCGCAGTCGGTGCACCAGCTCGGAGGCTACAAGGTCCAGGCCAAGGAGACCGCCGCCGCCCTCACGCTGCTCGAAGACTGTCGCGCGCTCGAAGAGGCCGGAGCGTTCGCCATCGTGCTCGAGTGCATCCCGGCCGAACTCGCTGCACTCGTGAGCGCCGAACTCGCCATCCCGACCATCGGCATCGGCGCGGGCTGCGGTTGCGACGGGCAGGTGCAGGTCTTCCACGACCTCCTTGGCCTGGGGGATTTCACGCCGAAGCACGCCAGACGCTACGCCGAGATCGGCGATGCGATCCGCGAGGCGGTCGCTGCCTACGCCGACGACGTGCGCGGTCACGTCTTCCCTGCCGAGGAGAACTCCACGCACCTGGACGCTGCCGTGGCGCGCGAGGTCGAGCAGCTGAGCGGGCGCGGTTTGCGCGCGGTGTCCAGTGCCGAGGGCATGGAGTAG
- the panC gene encoding pantoate--beta-alanine ligase — MERVASPVEARQAVVEAKHEGLSVGFVPTMGALHDGHLSLVQAARKRADFVAVSIFVNPTQFGPGEDYESYPRDLDNDLANLGAEGVDLVFVPSAGVMYASDATVTVDPGALARRWEGAVRPGHFTGVATVVAKLLNIALPDLAFFGEKDYQQLKIVERLVLDLDMAVTIVGCPIVRERDGLAMSSRNAYLSADERAQAVALGEALEAAARAVAWGETHVRAVEDLMRAEIASRPLAILDYAAVVDPATLEPLARIDRPARAIIAARVGTTRLIDNAALAPPAIGV; from the coding sequence ATGGAGCGTGTTGCGTCCCCCGTTGAGGCACGCCAGGCTGTCGTGGAAGCGAAGCACGAGGGGCTCAGCGTAGGGTTCGTGCCCACCATGGGCGCGCTGCACGATGGGCATCTGTCGCTCGTGCAGGCAGCCCGCAAGCGCGCCGATTTCGTCGCGGTGTCGATATTCGTGAACCCCACGCAGTTCGGCCCTGGCGAGGACTACGAGTCCTACCCTCGCGACCTCGACAACGACCTTGCGAATCTAGGTGCTGAGGGCGTCGACCTCGTCTTTGTGCCGAGCGCCGGTGTGATGTATGCGTCGGACGCCACGGTGACGGTCGACCCTGGCGCGCTTGCGCGGCGCTGGGAAGGTGCGGTCCGGCCCGGTCACTTCACCGGTGTCGCGACCGTCGTGGCGAAGCTGCTGAACATCGCCCTCCCCGACCTCGCCTTCTTTGGCGAGAAGGACTACCAGCAGCTCAAGATCGTCGAACGGCTGGTGCTCGACCTCGACATGGCGGTCACCATCGTCGGCTGCCCCATCGTGCGCGAGCGCGACGGGCTGGCGATGTCGAGCCGCAATGCCTACCTGTCTGCCGATGAGCGCGCGCAGGCGGTCGCACTGGGCGAGGCGCTTGAGGCTGCGGCGCGGGCTGTGGCCTGGGGGGAGACTCACGTCCGGGCGGTCGAGGACCTCATGCGCGCGGAGATAGCATCCCGGCCGCTGGCCATTCTCGACTACGCTGCGGTGGTCGATCCGGCAACACTCGAGCCGCTCGCGCGCATCGACCGGCCCGCACGCGCTATCATCGCTGCACGGGTCGGCACGACCCGGCTGATCGACAACGCCGCGCTCGCACCCCCCGCCATCGGGGTATAG
- the nadA gene encoding quinolinate synthase NadA: MVFDPQELHDEIRALAAECDAVVLAHNYQRAEVQDVADFVGDSLGLSRQAASVDASVIIFAGVHFMAETAKILSPAKTVLMPEPRAGCPMADMMSAPELAAWREENPGVPVVTYVNSTAEVKALTDVCCTSANAVQVVRALVDETGTDRVLFGPDRNLANWVARSLPGIEVIPWAGYCPIHDQVTAEQVVAARERHPGALAMAHPECRPEVIDLVDAVLSTSQMLAYAAGSSADEFIVITEEGLIHALAKAAPGKRFVSLSPPMLCPNMKLTTLEKVRDCLREATGEIEVAEETRVRALSAVERMVAIG, from the coding sequence ATGGTGTTCGACCCGCAAGAACTGCACGACGAGATCCGCGCTCTTGCGGCAGAGTGCGACGCAGTTGTGCTCGCTCACAACTATCAGCGTGCCGAGGTCCAGGACGTCGCCGACTTCGTGGGGGACTCGCTCGGACTATCGCGCCAGGCGGCTTCTGTCGACGCGTCGGTGATCATCTTCGCCGGCGTCCACTTCATGGCCGAGACAGCCAAGATCCTCTCGCCGGCCAAGACCGTGCTCATGCCCGAACCCCGCGCGGGGTGTCCCATGGCCGACATGATGAGCGCACCCGAGCTGGCGGCCTGGCGCGAGGAGAACCCCGGTGTGCCGGTCGTGACCTACGTGAACTCGACCGCCGAGGTCAAAGCGCTCACGGACGTGTGCTGTACGAGCGCCAACGCGGTCCAGGTCGTGCGCGCCCTGGTGGACGAGACCGGCACGGACCGCGTCCTATTCGGCCCTGATCGCAACCTCGCGAACTGGGTCGCGCGGTCGCTTCCCGGCATCGAGGTCATACCCTGGGCCGGTTACTGTCCCATCCACGACCAGGTAACGGCCGAGCAGGTCGTGGCGGCGCGTGAACGGCACCCCGGCGCGCTCGCGATGGCGCATCCGGAGTGCAGGCCCGAAGTCATCGACCTCGTAGATGCGGTGCTTTCCACGAGCCAGATGCTCGCCTACGCGGCGGGCTCCTCGGCAGACGAGTTCATCGTGATAACCGAGGAGGGGCTGATCCACGCGCTCGCGAAGGCTGCGCCCGGCAAGCGGTTCGTGAGCCTTTCGCCTCCGATGTTGTGCCCGAACATGAAACTGACGACGCTCGAGAAGGTTCGCGACTGCCTGCGCGAGGCGACGGGCGAAATCGAAGTGGCCGAGGAGACACGCGTGCGTGCCCTCTCGGCTGTGGAGCGGATGGTGGCCATTGGCTGA
- the nadB gene encoding L-aspartate oxidase, producing the protein MAERGRHEDLGGGAEPRPARMPVPGVLPEALGRRYLIEFDTDDLQQHESDVLVIGSGIAGLTAALAACGSRTVALVTKARVRETNTWYAQGGIAGAVGEADSVELHLADTLVVGQGLCDEDVVRAVVGEAAEALGDLRAMGVRFDLGEGGEVALAREGGHSLPRVLHSGDATGAAVQDTLTAMMRNASGLEVFEERFLIDLLTAGDRCVGALVYDPASRQPEVYWADAVILATGGCGQIYRVTTNPTIATGDGIAAAWRAGAEIADLEFVQFHPTALDSEASPKFLITEALRGEGAYLLDCDEKRFMVGVHELAELAPRDVVSREIEKVMARCGRPNVWLDARHIDADYLRTRFPTIWEKCAEVGYDLSADLIPVAPAAHYMIGGARVDVDGRTSLAGLYASGEVTSSGLHGANRLASNSLLEGLVLSRRIVRALESESAPMRPARVVSGEAEASAAFTVDRARDTLQLAMSAFVGMTRSDGSLAEAAYILEGLTRLLGVSLKRPAELELQNMVTIATLLTHAAWVRTESRGTHSRVDFPDRDDENWAAHLVWCRGRQTRLAPTRQATECPYVPPVPEAAQAEDATPVVDSTPTPGMP; encoded by the coding sequence TTGGCTGAACGCGGCCGACATGAAGATCTCGGCGGTGGAGCTGAACCGCGTCCTGCGCGCATGCCCGTGCCGGGCGTGTTGCCGGAGGCTTTGGGGCGCCGCTACCTGATCGAGTTCGACACGGACGACCTGCAGCAACACGAGTCCGACGTGCTCGTCATCGGCTCCGGCATCGCCGGGCTTACAGCAGCGCTCGCGGCGTGTGGCTCGCGCACGGTGGCGCTCGTCACGAAGGCCCGCGTGCGCGAGACGAACACCTGGTATGCGCAGGGCGGGATCGCCGGCGCGGTGGGCGAAGCCGACTCTGTCGAGCTGCACCTCGCTGACACCCTCGTGGTCGGCCAAGGACTGTGCGATGAGGACGTCGTGCGAGCGGTCGTCGGGGAGGCCGCCGAGGCGCTCGGGGATCTGCGTGCGATGGGTGTGCGCTTCGACCTCGGAGAAGGAGGTGAGGTCGCTCTCGCTCGCGAGGGAGGACACTCACTGCCTCGTGTGCTGCACTCCGGCGACGCGACCGGCGCGGCGGTACAAGACACCCTGACCGCGATGATGCGAAACGCGAGCGGTCTGGAGGTCTTCGAAGAGCGCTTCCTCATCGACCTGCTGACCGCGGGCGATCGCTGTGTCGGAGCGCTCGTGTACGACCCCGCCTCACGTCAGCCGGAGGTCTACTGGGCAGACGCGGTCATTCTGGCGACCGGCGGCTGCGGTCAGATCTACCGCGTGACCACGAATCCGACCATCGCTACGGGTGACGGCATTGCGGCGGCGTGGCGCGCCGGCGCGGAGATCGCCGACCTCGAGTTCGTGCAGTTCCACCCGACCGCGCTCGACAGCGAGGCGAGCCCGAAGTTCCTCATCACCGAGGCGCTGCGTGGCGAAGGCGCCTATCTGCTCGACTGCGACGAGAAGCGGTTCATGGTGGGAGTGCACGAGCTTGCCGAGTTGGCGCCGCGAGACGTAGTCAGCCGCGAGATCGAGAAGGTCATGGCGCGTTGCGGCCGCCCGAACGTGTGGCTAGACGCGCGCCACATCGACGCCGACTACCTGCGCACGCGGTTCCCGACGATCTGGGAGAAGTGCGCCGAGGTGGGCTACGATCTCTCGGCGGACTTGATTCCCGTGGCACCGGCGGCGCACTACATGATCGGTGGCGCGCGGGTGGACGTCGACGGGCGAACCTCGCTTGCAGGTCTCTATGCTTCGGGTGAAGTGACCTCGTCCGGCCTGCATGGTGCGAACCGTCTCGCCAGCAACTCGCTTCTTGAGGGACTGGTGCTGTCGAGGCGCATCGTCCGCGCGCTTGAGAGCGAAAGCGCACCCATGCGGCCCGCGCGCGTCGTGTCAGGTGAGGCCGAGGCGAGCGCCGCCTTCACGGTCGACCGGGCGCGCGACACGCTCCAGCTTGCGATGTCGGCGTTCGTCGGCATGACGCGCTCCGACGGATCGCTCGCCGAGGCGGCCTACATCCTCGAAGGGCTCACGCGGCTCCTTGGCGTGTCGCTCAAGCGTCCCGCCGAACTCGAGCTCCAGAACATGGTGACGATCGCGACGCTTCTCACACACGCGGCGTGGGTGCGCACGGAGAGCCGTGGCACGCACAGCCGGGTGGATTTCCCCGACCGCGACGACGAGAACTGGGCCGCCCATCTGGTGTGGTGCCGGGGCCGCCAGACGCGTCTCGCGCCGACACGGCAGGCCACGGAGTGTCCGTACGTCCCGCCGGTCCCGGAGGCGGCTCAGGCCGAGGACGCGACCCCCGTCGTCGATTCGACCCCGACGCCGGGGATGCCGTGA
- the nadC gene encoding carboxylating nicotinate-nucleotide diphosphorylase: MFDLPPLDDVIAASLAEDLGVPAEGLLGGAELPGLLAADVTGAAVLATDARFRGTVVARQAGIVCGLPAVQRAWEMLARAAGLSEAIEVFPLVAEGAAVAAGTAVLEVEGSARLVLAGERAALNLLMTLSGIATAAASWQAEAGTALAVVDTRKTLPGLRALSKYAVRVGGAVNHRMGLYDMVLVKDNHIRHAGGIAAAVAAARASFPDLVVEVEADTVAQAREAAIAGADIVLLDNMDDAALTGAVAAVEGAAAESGRQIQTEASGGITFERLAALREARVDRVSSSALTLAPPLDFGLDEMKPAESD, translated from the coding sequence ATGTTCGACCTTCCGCCCCTCGACGACGTCATCGCGGCATCACTCGCCGAGGACCTCGGCGTGCCCGCCGAGGGGCTCCTTGGCGGGGCGGAGCTGCCCGGGCTGCTGGCCGCCGATGTCACCGGAGCGGCGGTGCTCGCAACAGATGCGCGATTTCGGGGGACGGTCGTGGCGCGGCAGGCGGGGATTGTCTGCGGCCTACCGGCGGTTCAACGTGCGTGGGAGATGCTTGCCCGGGCGGCTGGACTCTCCGAGGCCATCGAGGTGTTCCCGCTTGTAGCGGAGGGTGCCGCGGTCGCGGCGGGCACCGCCGTCCTCGAAGTGGAAGGCTCCGCGCGCCTTGTGCTGGCCGGCGAACGCGCGGCGTTGAACCTCCTCATGACGCTCTCGGGCATCGCAACCGCCGCGGCAAGCTGGCAGGCGGAGGCGGGAACCGCGCTCGCTGTCGTGGACACCCGCAAGACACTGCCGGGCCTGCGCGCGCTGTCGAAATACGCAGTGCGGGTGGGCGGCGCCGTCAACCACAGGATGGGTCTGTACGACATGGTGCTCGTGAAGGACAACCACATCCGTCACGCGGGCGGGATCGCAGCTGCGGTGGCTGCCGCGCGCGCGAGCTTCCCGGACCTGGTCGTGGAGGTCGAGGCCGACACGGTCGCACAGGCTCGCGAGGCGGCGATAGCCGGGGCCGATATCGTGCTGCTGGACAACATGGACGACGCGGCGCTAACCGGTGCCGTCGCCGCAGTGGAGGGAGCTGCCGCCGAATCCGGTCGCCAGATCCAGACCGAAGCCTCCGGGGGAATCACGTTCGAGCGGCTTGCAGCGCTGCGCGAGGCGAGGGTGGACCGCGTGTCTTCGAGTGCGCTGACCCTTGCGCCTCCGCTCGACTTCGGGTTGGATGAGATGAAACCGGCAGAATCTGACTGA
- a CDS encoding DedA family protein produces the protein MHPITGIAALDWFLGMLDSHGYLLVFGFTIFENLFVIGSFTPGETVVMAAAFLSTPAQGSLSLPLVWIVSVVGTTVGSNISYFIGRRGGEDALLRYGRRFRISEERITEAEAYFYKHGSKTVFISRFAAGFKNFVPMIAGVSKMDLAYFQGWTILGAITYTSLMCAIGYFVGNNFDRALAIARSIGYVGLTIFALFLFALWYGRRAFFDRKLDEAAEEAELVRSLLDGAELHESGCPEPDELAEEDEAFDEP, from the coding sequence ATGCATCCCATCACCGGCATCGCGGCTCTCGACTGGTTCCTTGGCATGCTGGATTCTCACGGCTATCTGCTGGTATTCGGTTTCACTATCTTTGAGAACCTTTTCGTCATCGGCTCGTTCACGCCTGGCGAGACCGTCGTGATGGCGGCGGCGTTCCTGTCGACGCCCGCGCAGGGGAGCTTGTCCCTGCCGCTCGTGTGGATCGTCTCAGTGGTCGGCACGACGGTCGGCAGCAACATCAGCTACTTCATCGGGCGACGGGGCGGCGAGGACGCGCTGCTGCGCTATGGGCGCCGTTTCCGCATCTCCGAGGAGCGCATCACGGAGGCCGAGGCGTACTTCTACAAGCACGGCTCCAAGACCGTGTTCATCTCGCGCTTCGCTGCCGGCTTCAAGAATTTCGTGCCGATGATCGCCGGCGTCTCCAAGATGGACCTCGCGTACTTTCAGGGGTGGACGATCCTTGGCGCGATCACATACACGTCGCTCATGTGCGCGATCGGCTACTTCGTGGGCAACAACTTCGACCGCGCGCTGGCGATTGCGCGCAGTATCGGCTACGTCGGGCTCACGATCTTCGCGCTGTTCCTGTTCGCGCTTTGGTACGGGCGTCGTGCGTTCTTCGACCGCAAGCTCGATGAGGCCGCCGAGGAGGCCGAACTCGTCCGCTCTCTGCTCGATGGCGCGGAGCTGCACGAGTCCGGGTGTCCCGAGCCGGATGAGCTGGCCGAGGAGGACGAAGCGTTCGATGAGCCGTAG
- a CDS encoding biotin--[acetyl-CoA-carboxylase] ligase gives MSRRDDVLAALKAAGEAGVSGEALARELAVSRVAVSKHVCALRDLGYRIEGEPGRGYVLLGVPDLLLPGELRPLVDSQLWTRLEGGPETGSTNDDCKLLAREGADEGTVVVAGRQTAGRGRLGRMWESPGGGAYLSALLRPGLSLGELAPLPLAVGIAIARALDALGAGDVGLKWPNDVWLSGSKVAGVLIEISAESDRVEWVVAGIGVNVLRDEGAREDAAYVRDVVGEATPASVAAAVLGELAEVYAQFQLEGFRGLAREYGSRSVLADREVKVCDVGGRVRATGHASGIDDLGRLVVETSRGSVAVAAGDVTLVGSSLD, from the coding sequence ATGAGCCGTAGGGACGATGTTCTCGCCGCGCTCAAGGCCGCAGGCGAAGCGGGGGTCTCGGGCGAGGCGCTCGCCCGAGAGCTCGCGGTGAGCCGCGTGGCTGTCTCCAAGCATGTCTGCGCGCTGCGGGACCTTGGCTACCGGATCGAGGGCGAGCCTGGCCGAGGATACGTTCTCCTTGGCGTGCCGGATCTTCTGCTGCCGGGCGAGTTGAGACCACTCGTGGACTCGCAGCTTTGGACGCGACTGGAGGGCGGACCGGAGACCGGCTCCACGAACGACGACTGCAAGCTGCTCGCTCGCGAAGGAGCGGACGAGGGCACGGTCGTGGTCGCGGGCAGGCAGACGGCGGGGCGGGGCAGGCTCGGCCGCATGTGGGAGTCACCGGGCGGGGGAGCCTACTTGTCCGCGCTGCTCAGGCCTGGACTATCCCTCGGTGAGCTTGCACCTCTGCCGCTTGCGGTGGGCATCGCGATAGCGCGAGCGCTCGACGCCCTCGGTGCCGGTGACGTCGGCCTCAAGTGGCCCAACGATGTCTGGCTGTCCGGGAGCAAGGTCGCCGGCGTGCTCATCGAGATATCGGCGGAGTCGGACCGGGTCGAGTGGGTCGTGGCCGGGATCGGCGTCAATGTCTTGCGCGACGAAGGTGCGCGCGAGGACGCGGCGTACGTCCGCGATGTCGTGGGCGAAGCGACGCCCGCGTCGGTGGCGGCGGCGGTCCTTGGCGAGCTCGCAGAGGTGTACGCTCAGTTCCAGCTTGAGGGCTTTCGGGGTCTCGCGCGAGAATACGGGAGTAGGTCCGTTCTCGCGGACCGCGAGGTCAAGGTCTGCGACGTCGGAGGTCGCGTACGAGCCACCGGGCACGCGAGCGGGATCGACGACCTTGGACGGCTTGTGGTGGAGACTTCGCGAGGGAGCGTCGCGGTCGCCGCGGGCGACGTTACACTTGTCGGTAGTAGCCTCGACTGA
- a CDS encoding YciC family protein, whose product MAPDLSPKNLGRVLDQAFDIYRANFRTITLSSLAVIFPFALLMGVAQVFYTRGLLAIIPTFLESSTPGELSRLQVWTLLSSGVSPAFWIAQLYIAVAIYSWLPAMMYGERPTVRQLLRLRLMRLVMYGLTAWLVSLLAGLGLLFLLVPGIVVAVFLAFAPIITVAEEASVGRAFSRSFALAGGNAWRIIRFFLLLSVFTFVLETAVDSPAFIRQIVEGLQNPDALFAAVSPGWKFIEGLLTALAISLVYPFSRIAWYCFYLDVRARREGMDMVARARALAEESR is encoded by the coding sequence GTGGCGCCCGATCTCTCACCGAAGAACCTCGGGCGCGTCCTCGATCAGGCATTCGACATCTACCGCGCCAACTTCCGCACGATCACGCTCTCGTCCCTCGCCGTGATCTTTCCGTTCGCGTTGCTCATGGGTGTGGCGCAGGTCTTCTACACGCGGGGACTCCTCGCGATCATCCCGACCTTCCTCGAGTCCTCGACGCCGGGCGAACTGAGCCGTCTGCAGGTTTGGACCCTGCTCTCGAGTGGCGTGTCGCCGGCGTTCTGGATCGCGCAGCTCTACATCGCCGTCGCGATCTACTCCTGGCTGCCGGCGATGATGTACGGCGAGCGCCCGACGGTGCGCCAGCTCTTGCGCCTGCGCCTGATGCGGCTCGTCATGTACGGGCTCACAGCCTGGCTCGTGAGCTTGCTGGCCGGGCTTGGGCTGCTGTTTCTTCTCGTTCCCGGCATCGTGGTGGCCGTCTTCCTGGCCTTCGCCCCGATCATCACCGTTGCCGAGGAAGCATCGGTCGGTCGCGCGTTCTCGCGGTCGTTCGCACTCGCCGGTGGGAACGCGTGGCGCATCATCAGGTTCTTCCTTCTGCTCTCGGTGTTCACGTTCGTGCTCGAAACCGCCGTGGATTCGCCGGCATTCATCCGTCAGATAGTCGAGGGCCTGCAGAATCCGGATGCGCTGTTCGCGGCAGTCTCTCCGGGCTGGAAGTTCATCGAAGGACTGCTCACGGCGCTTGCGATATCGCTCGTCTACCCGTTCAGCCGGATCGCCTGGTACTGCTTCTATCTCGACGTGCGTGCGCGGCGTGAAGGCATGGACATGGTCGCCCGGGCCCGTGCGCTGGCCGAGGAGTCCCGTTGA